Below is a window of bacterium DNA.
GTCGATACAAGGGACTAGGGGTGTGGATCACGAGGTCCGAGGCGGGGGCCTCGCCTTCCGAGCTCTCGCAGGTGCCATCCCCCACGCGTAGCCAGTAGTCGCCGGTTTCTTCACCGCTCACATGGAACTGGATCGTTGCTCGCGCATCGCTCGCGGCCTTCGCGTCGAAGGTGAGCGGCATTCCGAGGATCGCGGTCTCGACGCTTTCGGGCGGATGGGGCCCGAAAATCCTGAGGTAGAGGGGCGGGAACCACAGCTGGGTCGGAAGTCCGACGACGAATATCAGCAGGTTCGGGTAGAGGATCGAGAAGCGGAAATCGTGGGGGGCCCACGCGACGAGGGCCGCTGCCGTCAGGAAGAGCAAGCCGAACCAGCAGGCGATGATGCGATTGATGATGACGAAGTCGCGTGTCTTCTGTTGCCAGGCCGGTGTTCCCCGGCGGGCAAAGAAGACCGTGAACGGTTCGCGACCGAGCATCACCGGAACCAGGGCTACAGCCGCCAGGGTGCAGAAGAGGATCGCGGGTGAGTAGTTTGCGAACAGGCTCCGCGCGCTTTCGGATCCTCCCAGCACGGACGCGGTACCCAGGGCGAACATCATCCATAGACCGAAGTCGAATTGCTTGAGCAGGCGGACGCGTCGGGCGAGCAGCATGTAGCCGGTCATGACAGCCAGCGCCAAGGGAAGGGCCACGCCGACACCGGCCTCCGGATCCGAGGCCTGGCCGAGTGTCACGAAGTAGACGATCACGGCGACGAAGCTGCCCACGTGGACGAAGAACGCCTCCATCACCGATCCTTGCTTCCTGCCGCTCTCCCCTCGATGTCTTCGAAGACGAGCCCCGCCGTGTGATGGCCCGAGATCATGGTGCCGGTGAAGCCCGCGCCGGGGAAGGTCCAGGCACCGGCCAGATACAGGCCCGGAACGCTCGTTCTCGGTTGGGGGCGGTGGATGCTGTGGCTGGTGGGGCTGAACGAATAGCCGTAGATCGAGCCGAGCGGGTTCAGCGAGTAGCGACTCATCGTGTGCGGAGTTCCCGTTTCGCAGATCTCGATGCGCTCGCGCACATCGGGAATGGCTTCGGCGAGTCGATCGATGAGGTATTCCTCGAGATCGCCCTTGCGCTCCCGGTACTCGGCTTCGTCGAGATCGGCCCAGAGGCGGCCGTCGGCCATCACGGTTGCGTGGACGATGGACCGACCCTCCGGTGCGTGGCCCGGGTCGGCGAGGTCGTGATTGCCCATCATCCAGCCCTGGGAACGGTAGTCGCCGCGTTCGAGCGCATCCCATTCGGCGTCCAGGTCGTAGGAATTGCTGTAGAACGCGCCGCGGTCGCTGAGACCGAGCTTCGCGGCGTCCCCGCGAATCCCCACGTAGGCTTGATGGATCGAGCACGCGAGCGGTAGCGCTTCGCCGATCTTCCGGTCTGCTTCGGCGAGCTCCGGGCGATCGAGGAGATGCTCGAAGGTCAGGGGAGCCGCCGCATTGCTGACGACGGCGGGGGCGCGGAAGCTACCGCGCTTCTTCGTGTCCACGCCGACGATGCGCCCGCCCTCCGTGACGATGCCAGTGACCTCGGTGTTGAGGAGGACCTTCCCGCGGTTCTCCTCGATGATGGAGACGAACGCATCGGAGAGCGCCTGGCCGCCTCCCTTGACGTAGAAGCAGCCACCGAAATGGAAGCTGCACCACATCATCGCGTAGCTGAAAGCCGAGAGCTGGGACGGGACCAGGCCGACGTAGCCCCAGAGCGTGGAAAAAATCGACATCAAGCGCTCGTCCTGGAAGTGCGCCTCGATCATTTCCTGGAGGGTCAGTCCCATCGAGGCCATCGCCGCCTCCGAGAGCCCGTCGGCGCCCCTGGCGTCGATCTTGCGCAGCGTCGCGAACAGATCGCGGAGGCCGCCGGCGTGTTCCGGATAGGATTCGCAGAGCAGGGCCTCGTAGGCATCGGCATCCGCCGGGATCTGATGGTCGTGGGCGGGCCCGCAGGTGCGGTAGGCAGTCTCGAAGCGGTTGAGCCCGATGCGTTCGAGCACTCCGAGATCGGTGAGCATGCGGTGGATATCGCGCCCTGGAGCGAGATTCCCGGTCTGGTGCAACGCGACATCGAAGTCGTAGACGATCTTCGTGCCCCGTACCTTGCGGAGGAAGTGGTGAGCGTAGCCTCCTGAGAACACATGCTGCTCCAGCACGAGCACGCGCAGCCCGGCCTTGGCCATTCGCGTTGCGGCGGTCAGTCCGCCGAGGCCGGATCCGACGACGATTACGTCCCAGTTCGTGTCGATTGCTGCCATGAGGGGTCTCCTTCTTCGCCGGCCTGGCTCCCGCCATCGGGGAGCTCATCCAGGACAGCCAATGTCTCATCGCACCACGCGATATGCGCGGCGCGGTCGCGCTCGCCGAACCGGAGCGTCAGCAGCCAGTAGGGCAGTTCCGCATTCCCCGAGCGGTCGCGGTGGAGGCGCTCCGTGATTTCCCGGTAACGCTCCAGGTCGCGCACCATCTGCTCGCGGTAGGCGAGAACCTGTCTTCGGTTCGTCGCCCGGTCGCAGTTCGCACCGAAGAAGAGCTTGAGGAGCAGTTCGATCCTGACAGGCGGCGGTGCGGTCGGCTCCTGTTGCCAGGTGGCCAGTGCCGCGCGCCCCTGGTCGTTGATCGAATAGATATGGCGCGGCCGCCCACCCTCACTGGCAGTGGCCTGCTTCTCGATCAGGCCATCCTCGCTGAGCTTCCGCAGGGCCGGGTAGAGCTGGCCGAAGCTCTCGCTCCAGAAGTTCTCGGTGCTCTCCTCGACCAGCTTCTTGATGTCGTAGCCGGACATGGGCCCGAGCGTGAGGAAGCCGAGGATCGCGAAATGGGTGCGGTTCGGTCCAGCCATGATCGGAATTTATCGTCTAGAAGATATAATGGCAAGATATATTTTCCAGATATATGGCTGCCAAGAGGAGTGAAGTGGACAGTCCCCGGTGAGCTCCTGCGGATGAAGGGCGTTGAAGGGCCGGCCTGATCGCCCGATCGCCGGGTGGAGGAATCGGAATGACCATGCGAGCTGCAGTCGTCTACGAACACGGTCCGCTGGAGAAGATCATCCTGGAGGAGGCCTACCCGAAGCCCACCGTCCCGGAGGGTTGGGTGCGCCTGCGCGTCAGAGCGTGTTCGCTCAACTACCACGACATCTTCAGCCGCCGTGGGATGGAGGGCATCAAGCTGGATCTGCCGCTGATCATCGGCTCCGACATCGCAGGTGAGATCGAAGCGTTGGGCGACGGGGTGCAGGGGTGGTCGGAGGGGGATCGCGTGCTGGTCGACCCCTTCCCGATTCTCGAGACGGCGGGCGGAATGATCGGTGAAGGTTTCGATGGGGGCCGAGCGGAGTACTGCGTGGCGCATGCTTCACAACTCGTTCCGATACCGCCTTCCGTATCCTTCGAGGTCGCCGCATCCATTCCCCTGGCCTACGCCACGGCCCATCGGATGATGGTCACCAGGGGACAGATCCAGGCCGGGGAGACAGCGCTCGTGCTGGGCGCATCTGGAGGTGTGGGTACTGCCTGTGTGCTCCTGGCGAAGAAGGCGGGTGCCAAGGTGATTGCCTGTGCAGGCAGCCAGGACAAGCTCGATAGGCTGGAGGAGCTGGGTGCCGATCACGGCATCAACTACGTCGATCAAGACATGCGCAAGGAGGTCTGGAGCATCGTCGACAAACCTCGCGTCTACGGCACCGGCGGGGTGGATCTGGTGATCAACAGCACCGGCGGCGGCACGTGGGTCGATTCCATCCGTTGCTTGAAGGTCGGCGGGCGCATGCTGACGTGCGGGGCTACCGCGGGTTTCGATGAGAAGGTGGACGTCCGCTACGTCTGGACCTTCGAACAGAATCTGATGGGATCCAACGGCTGGCGTCGCAGCGATATCACGACCTTGTTGGGCGACGCGGAGGATGGATCCCTGGTGCCCGTGATCGACAAGGTCATGCCCCTCGAAGAGGTTCGCGAGGCCGAGCGGCTGATCGAAGACCGGGAGGTGTTCGGCAAGATCGTCGTCACCCCGTGACCGGGGGCTGGCGGGAACCGGCGCCCCGCGGTTGAAGGCGGATCAAGGGAAGGACTCCCGCGAGGCTACGCAGGTCTTCATCGGTTCCGTCGTGCTCGTAGCCGATCAACTTCGCGACCATCTTGGCGGCCCGTGGGTTGCGCTGGCCGTAGTCCAGCATCTCACGTTCCGCCTCGTCCCGAGGAAGTCGCTCCGCCTGGATGTCGATCTTCTTCCAGCCGAGCTCGATCCGGGTCTCGGGCTGCGCCATCAGGTTGCGAAACCAATCGGCTCTTTCGCCGAAGCCCGATGCGATGATGCAGGTGTGGGTGGCCGGGTCGTGGCGCACGACCTCGAGCACGGCCTGGCGGGCGAGGCCACTACGTCTTCCGACGTGGTGCAGCAGTAGGAAGCGTCTGCCGAGCAGTCCGCCGAGGCCCATCCGATAGAGAACGATCGGGGCCCGGTAGAATCTGCGGGACCAACCCTGGGGCGGGCTCGCGTCGCGTAGCTTTCGGAGTGTCATTCTTCACCTGCCGATCAGGTTCATCCGTCCGACCATGGTTGCCAGCATGAGCAGAATGCCCAGCGTGGCGATTCCTCCAAGGGCGGACCAGCGCCGGCTCAGCCGCCAGTAGGCCTCGGGTAGTGCTGACTCTTCCCGTTCGGCGTCCTCGGCGAGCGCCAGGAGTTGGCCTTCCATTCGAATCGCCAGGCCCAACAAACCGGATAGCGCGACAAACAGCAGTAGCGCGCCCAGCAGCCAGCCGCGCATCCAGGAAAGGCCTGTGACGTAGGCCATCCCCAGCCCTGTCGCGAGCAGGATTGCGCTCGCAGGCAGCAGGAAGACGCGGTTCTGGCCAACGACCAGGTCGAGCGCCAGCGCGGCGGCACGTGGGTCGTGACGGCCGTCTGCCCGGGTCTTGGCATAACCATTGGATACCGAGACGCCCAGGTAGATGCAGGCCGCTACGAGGTGGAGCGTCTTGAGCACCAGGTAGAGCGACATCAGCCCTGTTCGTCCGGCTCGAGGGTTTCGACCAGGCGTCCCAACAACCGGTGTAGTTCTCGCCGCTCTGCCGCGGTCATGCTGTCGAGTGCTCTCGCGAGTCGCGCCTCCATTCCTGGGCGGAACGAGGCCATTCGTCGACGACCCCTCCCCGAGAGATGCAGGTGGCGCTCCCGACCGACCCGCATGCCTTCGATCCAGCCCTCGCTTTCGAGGCGCTTGGCCAGGGTATGCGCGTGCTGCCGACTCACACCCTGGAGCCGCGCCCAGGCTGCCTGGCTGAGCCCGCCCGGGAACTCTGCCAATACCGCCAATGCAACGGCCTGGGCCCGGCTCAGCCCGAGCGGTGCAACACGCTCCTCGACGATCTCACCGAGCAGGGCATGCGCGTATCCCACGCGATCCGTGATCGACCAGGCGAGAGGTCCAGGGTTCATCTCCTGATTGTCAACCAAATTGACGATTAGCGCAACGACCCGTTGCTTCGGTGTTGAGGGAAGGGTGTCCCCTGTTGCGCTAGTCCCGAGCGGCGGCGCGGTAGATGCCTTTGGCCATGAGGCTGGTTTCGGCTTTGGCGCGGGCTTTGAAGATGGTCGCGCGGACTGCTTGGGCGTTCTTGTCCTCGGGGGAGGCCTGGACGGCCCATTCAGCGAGGTGGCAGGCGAGGTCGAGGCGGTCTTCTCCGGCGAGGGATTCGGCGCGCATGGTCAATGCCTCCGTTCCGCCGACGAGATCGGCAATTTCCTTGGCCAGGTCCGTTTCTCGGGCCGGGTTCAGGTGGGCGGGGTTTCCGTCGTACCAACCGCCGTAGAGGCGCCACAAGTTGCGCACGATGAAGCGAGGATCGTCGTAGGTCGGTCGCAGATACGGCCGTTCGAGCAAGGCATCGGGGATGACGACCGAGTGCAGCACGTCATCGAGGCGTGCGCCTTCGT
It encodes the following:
- a CDS encoding SDR family NAD(P)-dependent oxidoreductase; amino-acid sequence: MRAAVVYEHGPLEKIILEEAYPKPTVPEGWVRLRVRACSLNYHDIFSRRGMEGIKLDLPLIIGSDIAGEIEALGDGVQGWSEGDRVLVDPFPILETAGGMIGEGFDGGRAEYCVAHASQLVPIPPSVSFEVAASIPLAYATAHRMMVTRGQIQAGETALVLGASGGVGTACVLLAKKAGAKVIACAGSQDKLDRLEELGADHGINYVDQDMRKEVWSIVDKPRVYGTGGVDLVINSTGGGTWVDSIRCLKVGGRMLTCGATAGFDEKVDVRYVWTFEQNLMGSNGWRRSDITTLLGDAEDGSLVPVIDKVMPLEEVREAERLIEDREVFGKIVVTP
- a CDS encoding PadR family transcriptional regulator, producing MAGPNRTHFAILGFLTLGPMSGYDIKKLVEESTENFWSESFGQLYPALRKLSEDGLIEKQATASEGGRPRHIYSINDQGRAALATWQQEPTAPPPVRIELLLKLFFGANCDRATNRRQVLAYREQMVRDLERYREITERLHRDRSGNAELPYWLLTLRFGERDRAAHIAWCDETLAVLDELPDGGSQAGEEGDPSWQQSTRTGT
- a CDS encoding NAD(P)/FAD-dependent oxidoreductase — its product is MAAIDTNWDVIVVGSGLGGLTAATRMAKAGLRVLVLEQHVFSGGYAHHFLRKVRGTKIVYDFDVALHQTGNLAPGRDIHRMLTDLGVLERIGLNRFETAYRTCGPAHDHQIPADADAYEALLCESYPEHAGGLRDLFATLRKIDARGADGLSEAAMASMGLTLQEMIEAHFQDERLMSIFSTLWGYVGLVPSQLSAFSYAMMWCSFHFGGCFYVKGGGQALSDAFVSIIEENRGKVLLNTEVTGIVTEGGRIVGVDTKKRGSFRAPAVVSNAAAPLTFEHLLDRPELAEADRKIGEALPLACSIHQAYVGIRGDAAKLGLSDRGAFYSNSYDLDAEWDALERGDYRSQGWMMGNHDLADPGHAPEGRSIVHATVMADGRLWADLDEAEYRERKGDLEEYLIDRLAEAIPDVRERIEICETGTPHTMSRYSLNPLGSIYGYSFSPTSHSIHRPQPRTSVPGLYLAGAWTFPGAGFTGTMISGHHTAGLVFEDIEGRAAGSKDR
- a CDS encoding nitroreductase family deazaflavin-dependent oxidoreductase is translated as MTLRKLRDASPPQGWSRRFYRAPIVLYRMGLGGLLGRRFLLLHHVGRRSGLARQAVLEVVRHDPATHTCIIASGFGERADWFRNLMAQPETRIELGWKKIDIQAERLPRDEAEREMLDYGQRNPRAAKMVAKLIGYEHDGTDEDLRSLAGVLPLIRLQPRGAGSRQPPVTG
- a CDS encoding DUF2269 family protein — protein: MSLYLVLKTLHLVAACIYLGVSVSNGYAKTRADGRHDPRAAALALDLVVGQNRVFLLPASAILLATGLGMAYVTGLSWMRGWLLGALLLFVALSGLLGLAIRMEGQLLALAEDAEREESALPEAYWRLSRRWSALGGIATLGILLMLATMVGRMNLIGR
- a CDS encoding MarR family transcriptional regulator produces the protein MNPGPLAWSITDRVGYAHALLGEIVEERVAPLGLSRAQAVALAVLAEFPGGLSQAAWARLQGVSRQHAHTLAKRLESEGWIEGMRVGRERHLHLSGRGRRRMASFRPGMEARLARALDSMTAAERRELHRLLGRLVETLEPDEQG